AAGAGAAAGGGTCTGGTTTCTCTTCCATGTGGCCCTTCTTGAAGGGCGTGCTTTGTGGTGCAAGTGGCCCCTGCCTCTGAGACCCCTGTACTTCTTTCCAGCCGATGTAAGTCCTCGAAGCTCTCTGTGCTTGTGGACTGGGTTGCAGATCCAGTTGATACGTGGGTCATTGCGGATTGTGGTGTGAGCTGGATCGATCAATATTACTTCAAAGTACTTGTAAGTAGAGTCCTGcagtaataaatttaatttcatgtCACCAGCAGAGAATAAATAAGCACATTCACAGACCAGCATATATAAGTAAGCTTTATTTCAGTATATTGTAAGAGCATTCTTTCATACATAAAACTGTAAAAAGATCAGCACTCAATTATAGCTACTTTAAAAGTGAATCAAAAGGTATGATAACTAAGTTAGTCAGAAGGTAAGTCGTACAGAAGTGTATTTGTTTATCTAAGCACAAAAGACAAATGTGTGATCAAGTCTAAAAGGCACACCTCATTGATCCAGTAAGAACTCAGAACCCGTAGACCGCCCAATTTACGTCCAGCACGCTCCTCAGCAACAGACCTTTTGCTGCGTTGGAACTTCAGTTGAGTAACTCCCTGATTTGTGGGCTTTCCATAGACAATACCCTTGGAAACAGGCCTCTTTCTTCCACCACGCCTAATACGAACTCGGTAGATTACGTACCCCTGCAACAGGTTAGCCAACAGAACATTCAGAAAAAGGGATATCAATTTACAAACACAAATACAGATAACAAACAGAAGCTATATCCTTGTTATTGCATCACATGATCCAACAGCTTGAACAGCTAAACTCACTACACATAACATTACATAACTACATAATAGATGGTTTAtagaaacaaattcaaattactTTGTAAACATATAAACACCAACTGACAGTAACATCTatcaacatacaaaattgagaTTGGACATCCAACACTAAAAATTCCAATTCAATAATCCAACACAAACAACATTACTACATTAGCCCTGTGCTTGGACTTTCACATCCAGGCATCATTCCACACTCTTAACTATATAGCAGCACAAATTCAAAAGCCCTTACTTCCAGTCCTTGGTACAAAGAACAACATAATGGAAGCCTAGTTATATAATTTAGACTAATTTAATACCAAATGCTTAAATTCCCAATCTAGAAATACAACCTAGGGCAGGAAAAGAAATGCAGCTCGTTACCCTACACATAAATCAGTTATCTACACCTCCGCAAATTCAATTACATATAGAAAACGGAAAGCAGAGAAGACAGAAATCAAATCACACAATTAACCTAAAATCTTCAAATACAAAGGCACAGGCAGTGATAAATTGAGATACCTGCTTGGCCTTGTAACCAAGGCGCCGGGCCTTGTCGGGTCGCGTGGGGCGGGTGACGCGTACAACGGCAGGAAGCTGT
This sequence is a window from Salvia splendens isolate huo1 chromosome 14, SspV2, whole genome shotgun sequence. Protein-coding genes within it:
- the LOC121763308 gene encoding 60S ribosomal protein L15-like; its protein translation is MNKKRQPNCAHKISNTKTLPHNHDIISLGHQISQTAATTMGAYTYLSELWKKKQSDVMRFLLRVRCWEYRQLPAVVRVTRPTRPDKARRLGYKAKQGYVIYRVRIRRGGRKRPVSKGIVYGKPTNQGVTQLKFQRSKRSVAEERAGRKLGGLRVLSSYWINEDSTYKYFEVILIDPAHTTIRNDPRINWICNPVHKHRELRGLTSAGKKYRGLRGRGHLHHKARPSRRATWKRNQTLSLRRYR